A window of Balearica regulorum gibbericeps isolate bBalReg1 chromosome 19, bBalReg1.pri, whole genome shotgun sequence genomic DNA:
GTGGCACAGGGgtgtctttccttcctcttttcatgAAATATGCGGGGTGTGAGCCCAAAACGGGGGGCGAGAGGGGAGTGGGGGCCCCCCCAGCCGTCATCGCTGCGGGCAGCTCCCTGTCCGCACGCGGAACCCCCggcactgctgcagccagaTGGAGCCGCAGGTCGGGGCTGCAGCGGGGGGTCCGCACCCTCTGCCGCACCCCCTTGGCTTCTCGCTGCAGCGCAGGTGGGGTACAAGCCGACCCTGGCCAGCTCCTCCCTGGGGGGCCTGACGACCACCTCCACCTTCGTGCTGGAGCAGCCCCGCTGCATCTTCACCAACGTGCGCGAGGACACCGTCATCTGGCTGGTGGTGGCCACCGTCGAGGGTAGGTGGGATGCGGCGAGGTCCTGGGGGAGCCGCCACGGGCAGGGGGGTGCGCGgggctccccgcccccccccttccccggggtCCCTCCTCacccccgtccccgtccccgcagcCACGCGCACCTTCAACAACAGCGTGGCGCCGGGGACCCCCGAGAGGGCGTTCCAGGGCTTCCCCACCGCTGCTTCCGCCTACATGACCCTCAACACCACCCGCCTCAACTACCCCTGCACCACAGCCCCCGGCGCCATCACGGTGCTGCGCGTCGGCAGCGAGACCAGCTGCGCCAAGGATCCGACGAGACCCACCTGCAACGgccccctgcccggccccggcccgtACCAGTGAGCCTGCTCAGAAGGATGtacccccccaaccccccccggGCCTCCTGGCAGCCCCCCAGCTTGGGGGAGCGTGGCCaacctcccctcccaccccagggtGAAGTTCCTCGCCCTGGCAGACTCCGAGCCCGTGAGCGAGACAGGCTGGTCGGAGCCCATCACCCTGAGAACAGGTACCGCTGCCGGGGTGCCTGTCCTGCCCCTCGCAGCACCCCGCAGCCGTCGGGcgggggggtgcggggtgctcctgggggggggggctgcacgCTGAGCACCAGCAGCTCGGGCCGCAGCGCTCCTGCgagcagctggggaaactgaggcagggtgTGGCTCCGGGTCCTACTGAGGTATGACGTCACCGTGTGATGGCACATTGTGTTTGCACAGTGCGTTTGCGCGGTAAAGTTACAGACGGTGTTTGCGTAGTGCATTTGCACACTGGGGTTGCGTATTGTGTTTGCACGCTGCACTTGCACGGTGCAGTCGCACACCACGATTGCCCACGAACGCACCGTGCCCGGCCAGGCCCCCTGCGCTGCCCCGGGGTGCGCGTgccgctccctcccctcccgctctctccccagcccagccgccCGGCAGCATCCCCACGATGGGCAGCGGGCACAGCGCCGGCATGATCGCCCTCACCTCCATCCTCTCCATCCTCTTCGCCATCCTGCTGGCCGGCCTGGTGGCCATGCTGGTCTTCTGGGGGTGAGTACCACCCCCGCACCCCACCACACCACCCAGGAGCAGCGATCGGCGCTGGGCGCGCAGGACCAGCGTCAGAGGGTGACGCCGGCGCCCCGTGGCCCCCACCCTTGTCCCtcacccccccttccctccccagctcgGATGCCtgcggcggcagcagcaccTTGAGCAAGCCGGAAGCGGTGACGGTGCGGCGGTACAACACCCACCACGTCTACGACCAGCCGGCCGCCCGGCTCTGAgcccccgctgcagccccgcgccgcctccccgctgcccccccagcaccgcaTCGCCTCCCCGCCTGCTCCCACGCCGGCTGTCGCCGTCCCGCGCGCCGTCGGGTGCCCTCGCGATTGCACCGTGGGTGTCGGTGGCACGACGCCTGCTGCCGCGGGGGCACGGCCAGAGTTGCCGCATGGACCGGGGCCCCGGGGAGCCACGATGGAGCGGAAGATTAAAGACCTTTCCTTGTGCTTTGCGCCCGGCCTCCGCCTCCTGTTTGTGACCCCCCCGGGAACGGCACCCGCCGACACCTCCCgcctcctgcagcccccgggAAAAGCCCTGCGGCCCCATCCCCGTACCCCCATGTAGCGCTGTGAGCCCCATCCCTGGGTGGGGGATGGCTGAGGCCCGGAGCAGGATGTGGCCAGGGATGCTCTGGAGAAGCATTTTCACAGCCCGCTTGGGGCGTGCGGTGCCACCTGCACCCACTTTGAATGGGGAAAAGTGCCCTGGGGTGTGAGGCAGCAAGGGGAGCCTGACCCCCCAACAGCCCCAGCACTGGGGTGAGGGACACAAAATGCCCCCAGGAGTGGGTGAGGGGGTCTGTGGGGGTGTTTCTCCCTGTTCCCCTTCACCCCACAGCGATTTCTGCCTGCCCCAAACCCAGAGGAGGGTCTCCCGTGGGCAGAGCTGGCCCAATcctgcctgggtgctgctgaGGTGCCCCGGTTAGCCGCGAGATGGCAAGAGGGGACCGGCGGCCCAGGGCCTGATCCGGCaccagggggctggggggggtctgATCCTGcactgggggctggggggtccctgATCCTGcactgggggctggggggtgcctGATCCTGCAGCCTGGGCAGGATGAGCCCCCCCCCGGTGCTGAGGAAGAGAAGGCCGGAGAGCAGGCTGCTCCCCTTTGGAGTCAGGGCAGGTATCCatatacactttaaaaaaaaaacacccacatctttttttccgTAGGCGCTTTGCAAAGGGCAGCATCACGTTTATACCGATCCACGGGCGCAGCGCCCTTTCCGGGGTGTCCTTACGCTGCCTGGGAGGGGTGTTAGCAACCTGCCCCCCCGCGCTGCCGCTGCCAGCAGCGGGCCTCCGTGGAGCCCAGCCAAGGAAAACCAAGCAAATCCGGCGATTAACCCCTGCGGAGATCAGCCCGCGCGCGGCGAAGGGACGGTTTCACCCGGCAAACGCGGGTCCCCTCCGTCCTGCCGCATCCCCCCGACACGGAACACCCATTTCACCTGCAAAGCGGCTTCGAGCGGCTGGGGGCGGGGGTGTCCGTCCCCGTCAcatgggtgctgctggaggtgggACCCCCGGCCGCGTGCGGGGCGGGAACCGGCACATGGGGAGGCGCAGGCGACGGTGCGGGGTCTGCGCCTTGTCCCCGCTgcggggcaggcagaggggcagcGCTGCAGGACGGGGCAGCGTGTCCCCACCGTGTCCCTGTGGGGTCCCCGCCG
This region includes:
- the LOC142604519 gene encoding uroplakin-3b-like protein 1; its protein translation is MLPLLLLLLATAHGLAQVGYKPTLASSSLGGLTTTSTFVLEQPRCIFTNVREDTVIWLVVATVEATRTFNNSVAPGTPERAFQGFPTAASAYMTLNTTRLNYPCTTAPGAITVLRVGSETSCAKDPTRPTCNGPLPGPGPYQVKFLALADSEPVSETGWSEPITLRTAQPPGSIPTMGSGHSAGMIALTSILSILFAILLAGLVAMLVFWGSDACGGSSTLSKPEAVTVRRYNTHHVYDQPAARL